The Buchnera aphidicola (Pseudoregma panicola) genome contains the following window.
AACATATATATCATCTGGACCAGCTAAATAAGAACTGTCAGAAGATCTTAAAAATCCAAAACCATCTTGTAATATTTCCAATACTCCATTTCCAAATATATCTTCTCCTCCTTTTGAATGTTGCTTAAGTATTGAAAAAATAATATCTTGTTTTCTCATTCTTGCTAAATTTTCTAGCCCCATTTTTTCACCGAGAATAATTAGTTCAGAAACCGGGTTATTTTTTAGTTCGGTAAGATTCATTATTTTTATATTCTTAGTAAACTGGGATTTAAATCTTGTAACTATTATTAAATAGATAATAATTTTTATTTAAATACAAAAAATTAATAAAATTATTTTTAATTATTTTAAGATCTTATATAATATAAATTATATTATATTTTATATACATAAACCAGCGGTTTTAATAAATAAAACCGCTTTTTTAAATTTTAATTTTATATATAATTATTAAATAAATTTTTTAATTGACTTTTAGAAATAGAACCTATTTTAGTTTCTTTAATAATTCCATTTTTAAATAAAATTAAAGTTGGTATACTTTTAATAAAATATTTTTTTGATATATAATTATTTTTTTCTACATCAACTTTACCAATTTTTATTTTATTTATATATTCTTTTGATAAATCTTCTAAAATTGGCATTAAAATCTTACAAGGACTACACCAGTTAGCCCAAAAGTCTACTAATATTAAGCATTTTTTTTCTAAAACTTTTTTTTTAAAATTACTATCATTTAATTCAATTATTTTATTTGTTGTCATAAATATTATCTATAAAAAAAAGATGTAAAATATTTTATAAAAAATTTAAAATTATTAAATCCATTTTAAATCTTTTTTAGGTAATTCATTTATAAATCTACTAGGAGTAGTATTAATATTTTCACCAAATTTTTTTCTAATTTTAGAAAAAGTTAAAGTTAACTGTTTTTTAGCTCTTGTTATACCAACATATGTTAATCTTCTTTCTTCATCAATATCATTATTAACTATACTAGTATAATGGGGTAATATTCCTTCTTCCATTCCTATTATAAAAACAAATGGAAACTCTAATCCTTTAGATGCATGTAAAGTCATTAATTTTACAAATTGTTTTTCTTTAAAATCTTTTTTTTCATTTTCATCTTCTACTAACATTTTTTCTATTATTTCTTGAAAAATTAATTTATAATTTTTATTTTTGTTCTTACAAAAATTTTTTACCCATAACAAAAAAATTTTTAAATTTTTTATAGAAAGATTTAATTTTTCTTTATTATAATTTTTTCTTTTTATCCAATTAATATAATTTGTATCTTCCACTATTTTATATAATACTTTACTAGGATTATGTTTTGAAAAAAATAGAATTTTATTAAACCAAAAAATAAAATTTTTTAAATTATTTATACTATTTTTATTTAAAAACTTATCTAATTTTTTATTTAAACATGATTTAAACAA
Protein-coding sequences here:
- the trxA gene encoding thioredoxin — encoded protein: MTTNKIIELNDSNFKKKVLEKKCLILVDFWANWCSPCKILMPILEDLSKEYINKIKIGKVDVEKNNYISKKYFIKSIPTLILFKNGIIKETKIGSISKSQLKNLFNNYI